The Pseudoalteromonas ulvae UL12 genome contains the following window.
CTGAATAACGACGCGCAGTATTGAGATACAAAGAGGCCGATTCAGTGTCACCCGCAAGCTGAGCTATGTCGGCAGCGGTAATAAGTCCAGCAACGACAGCAGCTGTGGTTGAAGGTGAATGGCCAGCTTGCTCTTCCCAGCGTTCTTGCTGTGTCATCGGTGGGGTGATCTGGGTATCATTCCAAAGGATCTTTGCCCGGCCACCATGTACCAAAAAGTCTGCGGCTGGTTTAAGCATTTTTTGATACCAGTTCACCAATTCAGCATCTGACAAGGTCTTTGCTTGCCATAGTTTCCATGCCAGCATAATTGGCATCGCAGTTTGATCTAACTGCACACCCACCCATTCAAGTTCGCCATCAACATGGGTTTTTTGTAAGAACCACCCCGTATCACCGCTATTTCCTGGCGTTTGTGCATTAACTTGGACTTTTTCTAAATAATTAAATGCAGTTTTAGCACTTTGAGTATCCCCAAGTGCCAATAACGCCATCGCGACTTGATAAAAGTCGCGAACCCACACAGCTTTGTAACCTGTATGACCTTCGACGGCTTTGACTGTGTCTCCCCACGGGTTAGATAAAGACGCTATCAGTGCACCTGCATGGGTTTTATCTTCTTGTGCTTTGAGCACCAACGCACTGGTGTATAGCAACTTACCGTTATCTGTCGTGCTCGCTGCAAGGGAGTCTAATTGCGGTAAACTGCTAAGGTAATCTTGCCAACCAATCAGCTCGCCTTCACCATTGTAATGGGCAAGCACCTGATCATAACCCCGTGCGAGTGTTTGATTTGCTTGTTGCAGGCTCTCTGCTTCGCTGTTACCAAAACTTAGTAACACATCAAACGTTTTACCCTGTGCTGATTGCTGCGCAACGCTGCCTAATTTAGCAAACATAGACACATTACCAGCTTGCTCACCCGTATCTTGGTAGGCAATCAGAGCTTGCTTTGCTTGTAATTGGCTCAAGCCATCAGACTCACCCGTAAAGCCGACCATGGCCAGCTCAAACCCATTGCTTGATTTAAGAGTCAAGTAATTATCCTGATCCCAAGCCACCAGCGCCCCGTCAACCACTTTTGCGCTATCGCCAACACCATTGTTGTTTACATACGGATTCACGCTGACAAAGGCATCTATTTCGCCTTGTAAACTGATTACTTGATGACGGACAAATAACGTTTGCCCATCAGGATCGGTAAAAATATGCTTAATAATTTTGAAACGGCCGAGTTTATCTGTGTTGGTAATTTTATACGCCAACGATTGCGGTCGACCTTTAGCGTCAGTGGCTAAATATTCAATCACACTGTCTGTATCATCACGCTCTGTGGCGACATAACCGGCGCCTTTGATCACCAACTGCATGTCTTTAATTTGCGCTTGATGGATTAAACCAAACATGGTTTCTGTAATGATCCCCTCGGCAACACTGAACCACACTTTAGAGACTGTGCTGGTTGGCGCATCATTGCTGTATTGCAACTGATGATATTGCTCATAGGACGTGCCAATCCCAGTTTTACCCGAATACGCCCAATAAGGCGTCTCACCAGGTGCCCCCGGTGCACTGCCCGCCAGTTTTACTGCTGCAGTCGATGTGGCAGGTTGCTGGCAACCCACCAAAGTCGCGCTCAATAAAGCCAGCGCAAGAGTCGATTTAATATTCATATACATCACTTTTTATTGTTGTTTCACACGCAGCATGCACACTGCGGCAATTAAGAAAGACAGGCCGCCTAAAATCAGCGCATAAATCGCCTCACCAGCGAACAGTTGCTTGACCAATACACCTAAGACACTGGCTGCAAGCAATTGTGGAATGACAATAAAGAAATTAAAAATTCCCATGTACACCCCCATTTTGTTGCTGGGCACAGCACTACTGAGTAATGCATAAGGCAAAGATAAAATAGACGCCCAAGCAAAGCCCACTCCAACCATAGACACCAATAACCACTGTGGATCGTCGATGAATAAAAACGACATCAAACCCAATGCGCCGAGGCCAAGATTAATCATATGAGAGACTTTAATACCTAACTGTTTGACCATAATTGGGATAAAAAACGCCGCCAGCGCAGCAAAACCATTATACGCGGCAAAGAGGATCCCCACCCAATCAGCCCCTTGGTTGTACAAGCTGGTTAATGGGTCGCTCGAACCATAGTGATGAGCCGTCACCGCAGAGGTGGTATAAATCCACATTGCAAACAAGGCAAACCAGCTAAAAAATTGCACCCAAGCTAATTGTTTCATCGCCTCTGGCATGGTAAATAAATCAGCCATCACCTGATAAAAGCCATTGTCAGTTTGCTGAGATTTTTGCTGCCAGTTTGAAATACATTGCATGACAGCAAACACACCTAACCCTAAGCCAGCTAAATAAAGCTCTTTTTCGAGTGAAAACACAGACACACAAACTAAAATCGCCACCGCAATGGCACTGTTTAGCAATACTCCGTGAGTAAACACGATACGACTTGCATCTCGTGCAACTTGTTGCGCTGATTGAGCTTGTTCAAATCTTGCAAGTTCTTCCGGGCTGTATTCTCGTGTGCTTAAAATCGTCCACCCCACGGCAACAAACAGCACCGCCGCCCCAAAGTAAAACGAATATTTGACCGAATCAGGGATCTGCCCTTCTGGGGCAACATTACTAATTTCAAACCAGTTGGCCATCATCCAAGGCAGCGCAGACGCCACCACAGCACCGACTCCAATAAAAAAGCTTTGCATGGCAAATCCGGTTGCACGCTGTTTATTGGGTAAATTGTCGCCGACTAATGCACGAAACGGTTCCATCGTGACATTGATTGACGCATCCATAATCCAGAGCATGCCTGCTGCAATCCAAAGCGTTGGAGAATTTGGCATTACCACTAACGCGAGGGTGGTCATTACCGCGCCCCACAAGAAATAAGGCCGTCTTCGTCCTAACTTGCCCCAGGTTTTATCACTCATGTAGCCCACGATTGGCTGCACAATCAGCCCCGTTAAGGGTGCGGCAATCCATAAAATAGGGATATCATCTATCGATGCACCTAAGGTTTGAAAAATACGTGAAACATTGCCGTTTTGCAGCGCAAAACCAAATTGGATCCCTAAAAACCCAAAACACATGTTCCAAATTTGCCAAAATGACAAGGTTGGTTTTTGCTCAGTCATCACTGCGCCTTATTATTATGTTGTGTCGAAAAAATAGGCGTGCGCGCTAACATTAAGACCACACTTTGTAATGGGTCTAACGTCATTTCGAGCGAAGCATGCCCTTGTTCAATGTTAAGTTGGTACTGGGTCGATGGTGCTGACCCCAATTGATCACGCAGTGTATATTGCCCATCGGGTAGCTGCCAAATGGTTGCTAAATAATTGTGTTCATTCATTGAAATTGTCGCGCGCTGCGATGCAGAAAAGTTACTGACAACCAAAGCGATAGTCTCTTCACTAAAACGCGTAAATGCCACTAGGGTCTCTAAGCTTGTGTTGGTTGGCGTATTGAGCATCTCATTAATTGGCAAATACACGCCTGATGCAAACACATCCTGAGTAGATAAAGGCAACAAGGTGCGATAAAACTGCAGCAACTGACGCTCACTTTCTGTGGATTGGCCGCCATCAAACGCACCATTATTCATAAATCGTTGATGGGCAGGCACTGCGATATAATCAAAAATGCTCGTACGGCTAGGCTGACCAAAGCCTGCGGTTTCAGCCCCAGCCTCACCCACTTCTTGACCAAAATAAACCATAGTCGGCGCTTGGCCAATAAGAGCCGAAACCACCATTGCAGGCTTGCCGCTTTGGGCGTTGCCAGCAAATTCAGGGCTCGCAATTCGCTGTTCATCATGATTTTCTAAAAAATGCAGCATATGAGATTCGATATCAGCGACATCTTCAAACACATCAAATAACGCCTGACTTGTCTGCTTGCCCTGCATCAATCCTTTTAAGGTGTCGTAAAATCCGACTTTGTCGTATAAATAATCCATTTTGCCCAATTGAATATAGGGACGATATAACTTTGGGTTGTAAACTTCGGCCAAAATAAATGCATCAGGGTTTTTCATCTTGATGGCTGAATTTAAAAAGCTCCAAAACTCAACGGGTACCATTTCGGCCATGTCATAGCGAAAGCCATCGACGCCTTTATCGAGCCAGTAATAAGCGATATCGCGAAATTTATACCATGAATCAGGTAAATCCTGCTGCTTGGCCCAAAACTCAGCATGCATACGCACATCTTGCTCTGCCAGCTCTGCAGGCAAACGGGGAAAATCATAGCTGCCATCTGGGCGCACACCATAATTCACTTTGACTGTTTCATACCAATCATGAAAATGTGGCTGAGCTAACCGCGAGCCATTACCTGTCCATTTGGCAGGAAACTCTGCAAATTGACCATCGGCTAATGGATGAGGTTCCCCGCCAAGAGGTTGATACCCATCCAACGACTTTGGTACCTTAAACTGCTCACCCACCACATAATAAAAATTATTATGTTTTGCGTACTCAACGGAAGTGTCGTCGTGCTCGCCAAAATCACTGATCCCATCAGGTTTTGAGACCGATTGATAATTGCGCGCAACATGATTGGGCACAATATCAATCACCACTTTCATGCCATGTTGATGGGTGCGCGCAATCAGTGTTTCAAATTCCGCTAAGCGATTAGCCGGATTGATGGCTAAATCAGGGTTAACGTTATAATAATCTTTAATCGCATAAGGTGAACCTGCCCGGCCTTTTACCACATCAGGATCATCTAAGCTGATCCCAAACTCAGTATAATCAGCAATGACATCATGGTGCAGCACACCGGTGTACCAAACATGCGTCACACCTAGTTGTTTGATTGCACCCAGCGCTCGCGCATCAATATCATCAAATTTACCAACGCCATTTTGCGTCTGTGTGCCCCAAGCAAGGTTCGTGGTATTTTTATTACCATACAGACGTGTGAACATTTGGTACACAACTGGCTTGCTCTGTTTTGAAGGCACAGTGTCAATAACCTCTGGGCTTTTTGCAGGTGCATTGTCATCAATCATGTTACAGCTTTGCAGCATGCCCGCTGCACATAGCCAACCAAACCACTTAAGTGGCGCCATCGGCTTTGACTGACTGATGTTAGAAAAAGTGATCATATTTTTTATTCTTCGCTTACACATGAAAAAAATACTAAAGCGTACGCCCGCAAAGAGATACCATTTGCATACGTATTCACCCTATTCATTGACTCAGTTCATACAAGGTTAAGCTTTGCGCTGGGACTTGAAGCTTATCGCCCAATCGCTGCTTACTGCTCGATTTTAGCGGCATGTTATACCCATTAAAGCCTTTTAAACGCTCTGAAAAACGCTCAAGTGACACTGCTCTGTCTTCACTGTTTTTATTTAATACCACCATTACCGCATCTGATTCAGAGTACCTAAAATACACATACACCCCTTGCTCGGGGCTAAAATGCATTAATTGCCCTGTGGCAAATAAAGGTTGTTGCTTGCGATAATTAAGCAATTTTTTTAACCAATCTTGCATGGCTTGTTGATCTGGCTGTAATCCTTGACCTGTAAAGCCATTTGCTAATTGATAATCAAAACCGCCCGGAAAATCGACACGGATCACCCCATGCGCATCCGAGCCGTTATTATGCGCGAGCACTTCTGTGGCGTAATACAGTTGCGGGATCCCACGAGTGGTCAAAAGCAATCCTAACGCCATTTTGGTTTTGGCAATATCATTGCCCAATTCAGTCAATACACGGCTCATATCATGGTTGTCTGCAAACACCAAAACCTTGTTCGGATCAGCGTATAAAAAGTCGTTGGCGAGCGATTGATAGATTTTTATCAGCCCCGTGTTCCAGCTTTCTGATTCGTTTAAGCCTGAAACAACCGCTTGTTGCAACGAAAAATCCATCACGCTGGGTAATCCAGAGACATAGCCATCATGATTGATTTTTCCGGCTTGCCAATAAGCTGCCGTTGCGGTGTTGGTTGTCCATTCTTCACCGACAATATTAAACGCTGGGTACTCGTCCATAATGCGCTCAGTCCATTTGGCTAAAAACTGTTTGTCTGAGTACGAATAGGTATCGACACGAATGCCCGATAAATCAGCAAATTCAATCCACCAAAGGGCATTTTGTATCAAGTAAGTGGCTAAAATAGGCTGACGCTGATTTAAATCTGGCATGGTCGGCACAAACCAACCATCGCTAAATTGCTTTTTATCCGCCTTGCTGGCATAGGGATCTTGGATAGTCTGACGGGCATGGCTGGTGCCGCTGAATGTGCCGCCAAAATTAATCCAATCTTTGGTCGGTGAATTTTTTAACCACCAATGCTCAGATCCGCTGTGATTAAGCACCATGTCCATTATCAACCCCACGCCCTTTTGTTTGGCCTGTTGCGATAATTGCCGATACAACTGATTATCGCCCATCCGCGCATCAATCTGGTAAAAATCCGTAATGGCATAACCATGGTAGGAGTAATTAGGCTGATTATTTTCAAGCGCAGGAGTAAGCCAAAGCTGCGTAACGCCCAAGTCAGCTAAATAATCGAGCTGGTCAATAATGCCTTGCAGATCCCCCCCGTGACGACCATCAGGATTGGTTGGGTTGGCCCGCTCAGACAAGCTCACCACTGAGTCGTTGCTTGCATCGCCATTGGCAAAACGATCAGGATTAATCAAATACACCACGTCGCGCGCAGAAAACCCACGGCGTGATGCACTGTCCTTGGTACGAGCGGCCAATGAATACGCTATAGATTGACGCTCGCCATTGGCAAAATGCACCATCAAATTCAGTGTGCCAGCTTGTGCCAAAGGTTCAATTTGCAAATCAATCGCGGCATAACGGCTATTTTCAAGCACAGTAAACTTATCAAGCGTCACTCCCAGATACGCAGACACACTCACCTTAGCGCCTTCAAAATCAGCCCCGCGCAGCAATAATTGTAGTTGTGAGGACTTCATGCCCACCCACCAAGAAGGCGGCTCAACCACAAGTTCAGATGCCACAGGCGCAGAATAAACAGGCGCCCCCAAGGCGCACAGACAAAACAATATAAAATATTTCATAACAGGCACGCTTATAAATATAAAGAGGCTAAAAATTCATCATGAGTCGGCCACTGCGACACTTGTTTATCGGTAATTGTTTGCAGGTTTTTCATCAATTCCAGCACTTGCTCTGCCGATAAACTCCCTGCCACAGGGTGGTAATCTTTAGGGCGCAAATTTTGCCCTATCATCACCTGTTGCCAGGCAATTTCAGTGAACAACTCATCTTGCTCACGAAACACCCGTCCACTGTCAGCAAAAAGCGCCATTTTGGCGTGTAACGTGTCGGGAACATCCATGTTTTGGCAACGTTGCCAAAATGGACTGTCTACTTTTTGATTGAGTTTGTAATGCAGAATAATAAAATCGCGCATTCGATCTGATTCAATGCGTGATTGGCGATTAAATTCATCAACCGTCGACTGATCAATTCCTTGATGTGGAAACAACTTAATCAATCTGATCGCGGCGGTTTGAATTAAATGAATATTGGTTGATTCCAACGGCTCAAAAAAGCCACTCGATAAGCCAATCGCCACCACATTCTTATGCCATTGTTTACGCCGTACACCGGTTTTAAAATGGATCACTTTGGGTTCACCCAGTGCTGGGCCATCAAGATTGTTAAGGAGCGTCTCTATCGCTTGCTCATCTGTCATATACTGGCTGCAATACACTAAGCCATTACCTGTGCGATGCTGCAATGGAATACGCCACTGCCAACCGGCTGGGTGCGCAGTAGAGCGTGTGTAAGGAATAATGGGCGAGACACTTTCACATGGAACAGCCACAGCGCGATCGCACGGCAGCCAATGGGAGTAATCAATAAAGCCAGTATTAAGTGTTTGTTCAATCAATAGAGCTTTTAAACCAGTGCAATCAATAAATAAATCACCGCTGATCTGCTCACCAGAATCCAATTGCACTGAGGTAACATGACCACTGTTGCCATCAACCAGTACATTTTCGACCACCCCTTCGATGCGTTTTACGCCTTGCTGTTGGCTTAACTTGCTTAAAAGCTTTGCGTACAAGCCCGCATCAAAATGATAGGCGTATTCCAATCCGCCCTGACCAGCTGGTGTTTTAGCAAATTTATTATGTTTAGCAGCCTGATAATTGAGCGAGTAACGCCAAAAATCTTCGCTGTCACCCAGCTGTTGCGATCGTAACCAAGTGTGATGAAAGTCGCAAAATGGCAGGTTTTTTCCGATGCCACCAAATGCATGCATGTAACTGTCACCTTGTTGGCCCCAGTTATCAAATTCAATACCAAGCTTAATGGTACCTTTGGTCTCTTTTAAGAATGTTTTTTCACTGATCCCAAGGGCATTATTTAAATGGATAATCGGTGGAATGGTTGCTTCACCAACACCAATAATGCCGATTTTATCCGATTCAATCAGGGTGAGGTTTAATGACGGACCGAGAATTTTGCCAAGCAGTGCAGCCGTGATCCAGCCACTGGTGCCTCCTCCGACAATCACCACATTTTGAATGTTCTTATTCATAACTCACCTAATTCATGACCTAACTTAATCTCTGATTTATTAGATAAAAAGCCCTTGCAACACAAGTTAGCAAGGGCTTTTTCATTGGATAGTGAACAGTTGGCTAGCCGTTAAAACTTATAGCTTAAGCCAAGCAAGTAGGTACGACCGTAATCTTGATAATCACGTACTTGCAATTTGTTGTCGCCACTGAGTGCCGTGAACGGCTCTTCTGTTAAGTTCTGTATCTGGAATGACACAGTTAAACCTTGTAGCGATTCAACGCTTGACTCTTCAAAGCTATAACCTAGCTGCGCATCCCAAATTGTTTCACCTAAAATGTCAACTTGTTGCGAGTCAAAACCGATGCCATAAACATCGCCTTTAAAATCGCTACGCTTACGCATTGATGCACGCGCTTGGAAGCCATAATTCTCATAATA
Protein-coding sequences here:
- a CDS encoding glucan 1,4-alpha-glucosidase; the protein is MNIKSTLALALLSATLVGCQQPATSTAAVKLAGSAPGAPGETPYWAYSGKTGIGTSYEQYHQLQYSNDAPTSTVSKVWFSVAEGIITETMFGLIHQAQIKDMQLVIKGAGYVATERDDTDSVIEYLATDAKGRPQSLAYKITNTDKLGRFKIIKHIFTDPDGQTLFVRHQVISLQGEIDAFVSVNPYVNNNGVGDSAKVVDGALVAWDQDNYLTLKSSNGFELAMVGFTGESDGLSQLQAKQALIAYQDTGEQAGNVSMFAKLGSVAQQSAQGKTFDVLLSFGNSEAESLQQANQTLARGYDQVLAHYNGEGELIGWQDYLSSLPQLDSLAASTTDNGKLLYTSALVLKAQEDKTHAGALIASLSNPWGDTVKAVEGHTGYKAVWVRDFYQVAMALLALGDTQSAKTAFNYLEKVQVNAQTPGNSGDTGWFLQKTHVDGELEWVGVQLDQTAMPIMLAWKLWQAKTLSDAELVNWYQKMLKPAADFLVHGGRAKILWNDTQITPPMTQQERWEEQAGHSPSTTAAVVAGLITAADIAQLAGDTESASLYLNTARRYSADIEQQMVTTKGQLPQSDGHYYIRISQDDDANSQTMLASNNGREGLAKDLILDGGFLELVRYGVRAVDDSHIQASLAEYDNETLPENLRVKYSFKFAEVEGSFPGWRRYGNDGYGEDEATGTNYGELGGNTPGQRGRVWPFFTGERGHFELARTLKNADGKPVAPQKIAALKNTYVKAMELFANQGMMLPEQVWDNVGVNPHGYQFGEGTNSATPLAWTHAEYIKLVRSLHDQQVWDYYPIVSRTLQQ
- a CDS encoding MFS transporter, whose translation is MTEQKPTLSFWQIWNMCFGFLGIQFGFALQNGNVSRIFQTLGASIDDIPILWIAAPLTGLIVQPIVGYMSDKTWGKLGRRRPYFLWGAVMTTLALVVMPNSPTLWIAAGMLWIMDASINVTMEPFRALVGDNLPNKQRATGFAMQSFFIGVGAVVASALPWMMANWFEISNVAPEGQIPDSVKYSFYFGAAVLFVAVGWTILSTREYSPEELARFEQAQSAQQVARDASRIVFTHGVLLNSAIAVAILVCVSVFSLEKELYLAGLGLGVFAVMQCISNWQQKSQQTDNGFYQVMADLFTMPEAMKQLAWVQFFSWFALFAMWIYTTSAVTAHHYGSSDPLTSLYNQGADWVGILFAAYNGFAALAAFFIPIMVKQLGIKVSHMINLGLGALGLMSFLFIDDPQWLLVSMVGVGFAWASILSLPYALLSSAVPSNKMGVYMGIFNFFIVIPQLLAASVLGVLVKQLFAGEAIYALILGGLSFLIAAVCMLRVKQQ
- a CDS encoding alpha-amylase family protein, which gives rise to MIDDNAPAKSPEVIDTVPSKQSKPVVYQMFTRLYGNKNTTNLAWGTQTQNGVGKFDDIDARALGAIKQLGVTHVWYTGVLHHDVIADYTEFGISLDDPDVVKGRAGSPYAIKDYYNVNPDLAINPANRLAEFETLIARTHQHGMKVVIDIVPNHVARNYQSVSKPDGISDFGEHDDTSVEYAKHNNFYYVVGEQFKVPKSLDGYQPLGGEPHPLADGQFAEFPAKWTGNGSRLAQPHFHDWYETVKVNYGVRPDGSYDFPRLPAELAEQDVRMHAEFWAKQQDLPDSWYKFRDIAYYWLDKGVDGFRYDMAEMVPVEFWSFLNSAIKMKNPDAFILAEVYNPKLYRPYIQLGKMDYLYDKVGFYDTLKGLMQGKQTSQALFDVFEDVADIESHMLHFLENHDEQRIASPEFAGNAQSGKPAMVVSALIGQAPTMVYFGQEVGEAGAETAGFGQPSRTSIFDYIAVPAHQRFMNNGAFDGGQSTESERQLLQFYRTLLPLSTQDVFASGVYLPINEMLNTPTNTSLETLVAFTRFSEETIALVVSNFSASQRATISMNEHNYLATIWQLPDGQYTLRDQLGSAPSTQYQLNIEQGHASLEMTLDPLQSVVLMLARTPIFSTQHNNKAQ
- a CDS encoding glycoside hydrolase family 13 protein; amino-acid sequence: MKYFILFCLCALGAPVYSAPVASELVVEPPSWWVGMKSSQLQLLLRGADFEGAKVSVSAYLGVTLDKFTVLENSRYAAIDLQIEPLAQAGTLNLMVHFANGERQSIAYSLAARTKDSASRRGFSARDVVYLINPDRFANGDASNDSVVSLSERANPTNPDGRHGGDLQGIIDQLDYLADLGVTQLWLTPALENNQPNYSYHGYAITDFYQIDARMGDNQLYRQLSQQAKQKGVGLIMDMVLNHSGSEHWWLKNSPTKDWINFGGTFSGTSHARQTIQDPYASKADKKQFSDGWFVPTMPDLNQRQPILATYLIQNALWWIEFADLSGIRVDTYSYSDKQFLAKWTERIMDEYPAFNIVGEEWTTNTATAAYWQAGKINHDGYVSGLPSVMDFSLQQAVVSGLNESESWNTGLIKIYQSLANDFLYADPNKVLVFADNHDMSRVLTELGNDIAKTKMALGLLLTTRGIPQLYYATEVLAHNNGSDAHGVIRVDFPGGFDYQLANGFTGQGLQPDQQAMQDWLKKLLNYRKQQPLFATGQLMHFSPEQGVYVYFRYSESDAVMVVLNKNSEDRAVSLERFSERLKGFNGYNMPLKSSSKQRLGDKLQVPAQSLTLYELSQ
- a CDS encoding tryptophan halogenase family protein, giving the protein MNKNIQNVVIVGGGTSGWITAALLGKILGPSLNLTLIESDKIGIIGVGEATIPPIIHLNNALGISEKTFLKETKGTIKLGIEFDNWGQQGDSYMHAFGGIGKNLPFCDFHHTWLRSQQLGDSEDFWRYSLNYQAAKHNKFAKTPAGQGGLEYAYHFDAGLYAKLLSKLSQQQGVKRIEGVVENVLVDGNSGHVTSVQLDSGEQISGDLFIDCTGLKALLIEQTLNTGFIDYSHWLPCDRAVAVPCESVSPIIPYTRSTAHPAGWQWRIPLQHRTGNGLVYCSQYMTDEQAIETLLNNLDGPALGEPKVIHFKTGVRRKQWHKNVVAIGLSSGFFEPLESTNIHLIQTAAIRLIKLFPHQGIDQSTVDEFNRQSRIESDRMRDFIILHYKLNQKVDSPFWQRCQNMDVPDTLHAKMALFADSGRVFREQDELFTEIAWQQVMIGQNLRPKDYHPVAGSLSAEQVLELMKNLQTITDKQVSQWPTHDEFLASLYL